DNA sequence from the Coregonus clupeaformis isolate EN_2021a chromosome 13, ASM2061545v1, whole genome shotgun sequence genome:
TGAACGCAGCCTGGGAGGCTGCATCCCCAATGGTGAGTTCAAGAGGACCAACCTGAACGCAGTCTGGGAGGCTGCATCCCCAATGGTGAGTCCAAGAGGACCAACCTGAACGCAGCCTGGGAGGCTGAATCACCTTCTTTGAATATCCTAAATTAATTATTGTAATTAATCATATATTACTGTTGCTCCTCCAGTGAATTAACTTTGATAAGTCTGGTCTCATAATAAACCTGCCAAAATAAATGTATATAATCTATTTAATAGTATTTTCTCTTTAAACCATTATTTATGTTAATATTACTTGTATCTAtcccactacctgggagatgagTCAAGACGTACAGGCTAAAAATGAATTAGTCAACATTGCCCTCTTGTGGCAATATCATTATTAAACACCATTCAGTCCAAGGACAGGTGTCAGAAAGGAAAATACTCAAGGCATTGTCAAAAAACATTTCCAGGAATGCTGCTTTTCCTGAGAAAAAGTAACAAAATAATACATCTACACAATGTAGATTAGTCACATAAATATTTCCAGTCACTGCAATGAACAACTATTCAAAGTATTAGGAATTAAGTCATGATGTATCTGTTATGGCACATAAGATGTACTTTGTCATTTCAGTTAAGAAAAACACTATGTAAAGACTCAAGGGAAGCAAGTTCTACCCTATTGTTATTCCTCCATCCCTGACATATTTCATTAAAACAGGCTCAGGTCATAAGCATCTCTACCCCCTGGctgtgcttttctctctctctctctctctctctctctctctctctctctctctctctctctctctctctctctctctctctctctctctctctcttctcccccccctcccccccccccctctctctctctctctctctctctctctctctctccatgattCATGATCAAAGCCCTCTTCAATAGTTACTGTACCTAGAAAAATAGTTCCTGTTTGTAtgtcacaacccactgggcacagaagtcaattccacgttggttcaacgtaatttcattgaaatgatgtggaaacaatgttgattcaaccagtgtgtgcccagtgggaatggTGCTTTGAGTGTAATGAGCTGTTTTTACCAACACCTTAGCTCCAACCGTGGCTACCTGCTCATCGTCTATGACTCAGTATGAGCCCCTGACCACAAAATTAGCTTTCCGTCATCCATATCGGACTGACAATCTATAGAGAGGACCTGACTACTTTCATAAACAAGTGCTTAACGCACATCATTCTCCCTGACCCATGTCCCACATCATGGGGGCTACTGTATGTCTGTGGTTTACAGTGGAAACTTTCCTCCAGCTCACATTCTTGTGACATCCATTGTGTCTTGAACGTCAATCACCTCGAATCTGGGGTTGTCAATACCCAGCTTCTTGTGGTGGTTGTtttggttattgttgttgttgcattGGCCTAGATCACTCTGAAAGCAGTGGACACAGTGTGGGGTCGTCACCGGCACGGTTCTGGAGAAATTGGAGAAGTCCACGCGGTACTTGCCCGACTTGGTGCGGGAGATAATGGGCAGGAAGCTGTATCCCCACTGGACCTCCTGGGGGATGAAGGAGGTCCGTACCTGGCAGGCGGAACTGGTGGACTCGGCCGTCCCGTCCAGGAAGACCACCAGCTCAAAGTTCTGCTGCTGGAGGGTGTCTGCTGTCATGTCGTAGAACGGACTGGCGTTGTCAATGACGTGGTACAGTGTCAACGGACAGACAAAAAACAGGTTGTCCTTGACAGCGTCCACTGCAAAGTCAATGCCTACCTGGTCCAGAATTATAGTTTCGCTGTCCGGAGTGACAGTTGTCCTAAGCAGCTTGCCATAGATTTGGCTCCTGATGAGTAAGGTCTTACGGAGGTTGGCCACACGAATTACCAGGCACAGGCGGCCCTTGTTCTGGCAGATGACCGCTGTGTCACTGAAGGTCACTGTCTTTGCCCTCTTCTTGGGAAGGGAGATCTTTGCCAGGATCACCCCACACATGAAGCAGTTGATAAAGACCCCGATGAGGGATTGGACGACGATGATGGCCACGGTGCCAGGGCAGTGCCCAGTGAGTGCCCGTTTACCATAACCAATGGTGGTCTGGGTCTCCAAGGAGTACAGGAAAGCCGTGGTGAGACAATTAACATGTTCTATACAGTTGCCATTGCTCTGGGCGATCCAGTACCATAGAAGGCTGAAGATGAACCAGCTACCTGTGAAGGAGGCGATGAAAAGGAGGAGGACGAAACGCCAGCGAATCTCCACAATCGTCGTAAAGAAGTCCACCAGGAAGGCAAAGTGGTTATGGTACTCAATGTTGCCAAACTCAATGTTGCAGCGGCCATCTTTGGTCACCAGTCGGGTCCGGCGGATTCTGCGCTCTGTCAGGTGGTCGTGGATGTGCCTCTGGACGAACTGAAGCATCCTGGAGCATTGGGGAAAAAACAATAACAAGTGTGTAATGCCAGGATAAACCACAATGTAGGAACCACAAAGTGGTCAATTAGCTGGCAGACTAGTTTTATTTGGTTATAGAAAATGGACATTAATAAAATGAATATAGAAAAAAGAATAAGAACTTAAGTGTTGTTTATCTTAGATTAAACATTTGAAAAAACAACTCCCCCTTTTTATATTGTTCACTAACAATCTTTGATCATAAAACAGCTCATCAGCAATAGATTTGAAATGTGTCTTTGATATTCCACTAATTTGTATTCCCATAACAAGACATATTATATTTGCCTTagattcagtgcattcggaaagtattcagaccccttcactttttccacattttgttacgttagtgttattctaaaatggattaaataaaaatgtttcctcatcaatctacacacaataccccataatgactaagcgaaaacaggtttttagaaatgtttgcacatttattaaatataataaacagaaatacattatttacataagtattcaggcctttgctatgagacttaggtggacttgtttccattgatcatccttgagatgtttctacaacttgattggagtccacctgtggtaaattcaattgattggacatgatttggaaaggctatctgtctatataaggtcccacagttgacagtacatgtcagagcaaaaaccaagccatgaggtcgaaggaattgtctgtagagctccgagacaggattgtgtcaaggcacagatctgaggaagggtaccaaaaaatgtctgcagcgttgaaggtccccaagaatacagtggcctccatcattcttaaatggaagaagtttggaaccacccagactctttctagagctggccacctggccaaactgagcaatcgggggagaagggccttggtcagggaggtgaccaagaacccgatggtcactctaacagagctccagagttcctatgtggagatgggagaaccttccagaaggacaaccatctctgcagcactccaccagtcaggcctttatggtagagtggccagatggaagccactcctcagtaaaaggcacatgacagcccgcttggagtttgccaaaaagcacctaaaggactctcagaccatgataaacaagattctctggtctgatgaaaccaagattgaactctttggtctgaataccaagcatcacgtctggaggaaacatggcaccatcccttcggtgaagcatgggggtgatagcatcatgctgtggggatgtttttcagcggcagggactgggagactagtcgggatcgagggaaagatgaacggagcaaagtacagagagatccttgatcaaaacctgctccagagcgctcacgacctcagactgagacgaaggttcaccttccaacaggaaaacaaccctaagcacacagccaagacaacgcaggagtggctttgggacaagtctctgaatgtccttgagcggcccagccagagcccgaacatctctggagagaactgaaaatagctgtgcagcgacactccccatccaacctgacatagcttgagaggatctgcagagaaactccccaaatacaggtgtgccaagcttatagcgtcatacccaagaagactcgaggctgtaatcactgccaaaggtgcttcaacaaagtactgagtaaagggtctgaatacttatgtaaatgtaatatttcatttattttattttatccattttagaataaggctgtaatttaacaaaatgtgaaaaaagtcaaggggtctgaatactttctgaaaacaCAACATTTTATGTTCTATTGTAACTGTTTTCAGTACTTTAGGAGATAAAATTGTTGATAAAAGTTACATTTTCACAGTTAGCCACCCTACAAAGTGGTATTAGTACATTTGTACTAATAAAACTCAATGAGGCAACACAATTTCTGCCCTTAAAAGACAACAGCCTTTTTTCACAATCTCCTATTCAGCAAACAAAAACTTTGCACTTTATAAAATGTCCTATACCACTTAAGAAATAGATCACTGTCACACTGTTAGTCTGTCTATCTAATCAGTGGAAAATACACTTCACGTACCTGCTAAGTGAAACCAATCGGCCAAACTGCAGAGACAGGATCAGTTTGTGAACTCCTTCTCCAAGCAAGTTGCCATGAAGGCGTTGCAAATGTTTTAATCCACAGTGAAATGTCCTAATCCCAGCCACATGCCATGGTGTACACTGCCCTCATACAGACAGACAAGAGAGGCAGGTCGGAATGTTCCGAGAGTGCATCACTATTTTATCCCTGTCAACACCCCACCAAACTCTCCTCCTGAGTCCCCAGTACAGCCACTCACTCCATCCCCAGCCAGGGTGTCGTGGTTAGCTGTGGCTCCCCCTGACATGGTGGTCCATTGTACATGGTCTCCACCACCACACGTGAAGGCTCAACTCCAGAAATGGAATATTCTAGATTCAGTGGCCGCACAGTTCGCCAGAAATCACACAATAACTATGACAGGCAGAAGGTAAACCGATTGAAGATGGGACAACGTGACCACTGCAGCATCCATGCTCTTTTAGTTTTCAACTTCCCTCAGAACATGTGGGCTTTGCGACAAGGCCCACACAAAGAAATCCTTCAATCATGTTTCCCCTTTTCTTTCGCTGGTCCCCAGCAGCCCCTCCCCCTCAAAACGGGACAGAGATGTCTCAAGCTGAAACCATTAGAGTCAATGGAGTAgggagaaaaaaatacaaaaacattacaTATTGAAGTCTTTTCTTCTCAATTGTTCTTTAAATACTGCAGACTCGTCTAGGAAGGTACAGTATCATTTGGTTTAGGGACCCTATTCAGTCCAACACTTGTTTCCTATGATTGTAGCTCTACCATCAAGTGTATGGTACTGTCTTACATTATTTTGAAGTAGATTTTTAGATCTGTGTTTAAATACATGTTCAAAATACTTTCATTTTCATAAAATTGGGGCATGTAACCTCAGTTCGCAGATTTACGCAACACCTGACCACACGCACCTGTTTCTTTGGTTTACAGAAGCATTACTGAGAAATGccctagatcatttatttatttgctTTTACCAAATAGATTTAAACATGATACTGCCCTGTAAAAGTCTGTATTTTGCAAACAGATTTGAGAGTATGTTAAATATAATGTCTTACAATTACACCATGCTTCATATTGAAATAGTGCACCAGGAATCTTTTTCTTCTGTATCACATTTTCATTTAAACAAATTTGATTACAATCCCTTCATATGATAGAAACTTGCTACTTTGGTGTTTGCTTAAAGTTTGCTGAATGTCATGAACATACACATTTCACTATATTATTAAAACCTGGCTGGCTGTGTTAAAAAGTCTGTTTTACAATTTAACTATTATTTTTATGAGCTGTTATAAGCTATAATGCCGACTACATCTCAAGGACAGTTTTGCTATATACATACAATTACTTATATTAATATATGAAATAAAATTCTGATTGAATGTGCCACTGTAAACAATTACATCATAAGTAAAAATAATAACTTGTTGAAACTACAGAGACCAAGGCAGCTCTACCCATAGATATAGATATCTCTGTGGCTCTAACAGTTGCAACAATGAAGATTTGCTACTGAATGGGACTAGCTTTGAAACATTGCACTTCACCTGTGACAGTTTTATAGACTTCACAGAAACCTgtaggggtaagttgagccacccttgtttctacgaaaccatacacaaaatgtatcaattgaccaaatATTCAGGAAGAGGTTATCATTTGATGAAGTTTGTGAAGGAAAAAACCAGATGGGAagagtggtaagcaagttaggccaaaaaaaactgattttcaccaagtcaaatgaatttattgtgttagaggtttcatgatgcttgtatctaaaccaaagtatataattttaagattgttctatacatcagttggggtctctataagcttcaatatgatgtcataaacctagcatgaaaatgcatccttgtagctgtgtgggctaatatacagtgggaaaaaaagtatttagtcagccaccaattgtgcaagttctcccacttaaaaagatgagagaggcctgtcattttcatcataggtacacgtcaactatgacagacaaaatgagaaaaaaaaatccagaaaatcacattgtagaatttttaatgaatttatttgcaaattatggtgaaaaataagtatagctagctgtagcttatgctttcagtactatatTAATTATccgatcctttgattgggtggacaacatgtcagttcatgctgcaagagctctgataggttggaggacgtcctccggaagttgtcataattactgtgtaagtctatggaaggggttgaGAACGAAGAGCCTCctaggacggaagctagctgtcctccggctacaccatggtgctaccctacagagtgctgttgaggctacagtagaccttcattgttttaccatttttaattttatgaaattcactgaggaggatggtcctccccttcctcctctgaggagcctccactgatctgTACCCTATGCTGTTCACCCTACCTAACCAAATGAACACCCCACTTCCATATCTTGTCGCCAAAATGTGCATTAGCAGTCGAAATTACTACCCTACCTTTACATTTGGTTGCCCTCATTGTTTTTGCTGTAGTGTACTGGAGCCTcttcatctacagtgagggaaaaaagtatttt
Encoded proteins:
- the LOC121580183 gene encoding ATP-sensitive inward rectifier potassium channel 1-like — protein: MLQFVQRHIHDHLTERRIRRTRLVTKDGRCNIEFGNIEYHNHFAFLVDFFTTIVEIRWRFVLLLFIASFTGSWFIFSLLWYWIAQSNGNCIEHVNCLTTAFLYSLETQTTIGYGKRALTGHCPGTVAIIVVQSLIGVFINCFMCGVILAKISLPKKRAKTVTFSDTAVICQNKGRLCLVIRVANLRKTLLIRSQIYGKLLRTTVTPDSETIILDQVGIDFAVDAVKDNLFFVCPLTLYHVIDNASPFYDMTADTLQQQNFELVVFLDGTAESTSSACQVRTSFIPQEVQWGYSFLPIISRTKSGKYRVDFSNFSRTVPVTTPHCVHCFQSDLGQCNNNNNQNNHHKKLGIDNPRFEVIDVQDTMDVTRM